The Drosophila biarmipes strain raj3 chromosome X, RU_DBia_V1.1, whole genome shotgun sequence genome includes the window gtcacaagacgagtcgatctagccatgtccgtccgtccgtccgcctgtccgtccgtttctacgcaaactagtctctcagttttaaagctatagggctgaaactttcccaaaagtcttctttctgttgcaggtagtatataagtcggaaccagccggatcggacaactatatcttatatcaCCCATAGGAAATATCggagaaaaaaatgaaaaaatctttggtgttttttaacatatacctttctgagcttggatataacatttttaatttagttccgaaatttcgaattaaattttatcaaaatcggaaaaaatgggaaacgaagatatataagcagcaaagcaatattttagggcgccacctaccggctatttcagtagacatttcagacattttttaggtcagtcgataggtattgaggcaaacacaatttatattttcgcggatagtgggcgttagagtgggcgtggcaacaaacttgcgctgcgcaggaagctcaagaatctgcatgccaagtttggcaAAAAGCTTCTTCAAACAAAAGTAATGATAACtgaaaaaagattttaaacaacatttttcttatattttcttatgattttttaaaatgtttaggaATATGCATTTGACCCATATTTGTCCctttttcatataaatttttcCGACATTGtcacctttaaaaaataatgaaaactaCAGAGAAAGTGATTGTTGAAAAATTGTTCTCTcagttactattatttttgtttagagAAACTTTTtgaatcaataaatttatgttttcaagacaagaaaaaaattcaaaaagtagaCTTTTACTAAAATTAGTCCTTTTCAAGAAATATTGCATTGTATCATTCAAACAGCATTcaaattaccttttcattgaCGCCAAAAGGTAACTATgcttaacttttgtttcgtcaaaatacttatgccgactagtaTATATTACACAGTAAGTGCGCTTCGAAAGTCACAGAAATATTAGTGGAAACTTGCTGCCGTTTCCATCAGCCTTTGACTTCAGAACATCTGGGTACATTTCGAGATGATTTTTGTAGCATTCTTATAAACAACTAAACCTGAATACTagcttataattttttggccGAATCTTAAAAAGTTCCGTCCAAATTACTGATCAGCTTACCCAGGTGAAAACAGTTGGGCAATCTTGCCCTTGGATTCCAGTAGTTCACAACGATTTCGGGTTTCACCGGCACACAACAACTCCTTCGAAAAAATTAAGTTGTGTATTTGGTGACTTTACACGAAAATTTATCGTAGACCTCGCGTGGAATAATGGACTTTCTATGTCGTTTGGGTGGCCTGACGGTGCAGATAGTCCGCGTGGCCAACGAGCCAATCACCGCCGCGCAGATTGTCCGCGTCATGGTTAAACTGCTGGGCATGCGCATTAAGAGGGTCGATGTCGATCCGATTTTGGGAGACGCCGTTGCTTATGGATTCCTCTGCAAGGACAACAACAAGTACTCGTATCCCAACGTTCGACTGCAGTGCTGCGACCCCTCGAGGCGGAGCTTGTTGAAAGAACTGGGGATCGACAAGATCGTGGCTGAACCAGAGCCCGCGCGAAGCAGCCGGAAGAGGATAAAGGAAGTCTCCGCCCCTGAGGGTAGCGCCCATCATGGGGCTCGTCCTCAGGATCGAAGACGCAAAAGGATGAGTTCGAGTGCGGTGGAAGGGTGCATGGATGTGGAAACGAGAGACATCATCCTCCCACGAGTTGGGAACGACGCCCAAGGCGATGGATGTGGAGACCGGTGGGGAATTTCGACTTTCGGGGAAGATCGGCCTTATGAAACTAACTCTGTCACCCCTGTAGACCAATTGTAGCAATCCTTGACATTTGCATTTAGATGATGATTACATGTTGAAACTCCTCAAAAACTTGTACAAAGCCGATCCTAACATTTTAATGTGCTGTAAAAACATTTCACACTTGTATGTTCTGTGGCAAAAATACACTTCTCAGAGCGTAGAAATGTCTTATGTAATGGCTTCTTTTAATGTCCCATTGCAGGTGGTGAGGATGTCGCCTGCCGAGCAGCTTCGCTTGGTCGGGGGATCGGATGCCTACCAGTTGGCGGCGAGCactggaggcggaggaggctCCTCCAGGGGCGGTGGATCCGGAGGCGATGCTGCGGGCGGCGGTGACGCCAAGCTGAACGACAAGTATGCGATGGCCTTGGCCCACTTCCTCGACTTTCAGTTTCTGTGCTTCTTTCTGCCCATGCTACAGGTGAGTGGAATTTTTGTTTCACAAGGTTTAGTATCAGGGAATCGAAAAGAACGtagtggtaaaaaaaaaacaatttcgaaCATTTTTACGCCTTTTCTATAGATTCTTTTTATACCCAACGCAGTGAAGGTGGCGTTTCCGACAccattaagtatatacattattgatcagcgtcactagactaGTCGATCAtgccatgtccgtttgtccgttcgtctgtccgtttgtttctacgcaaactagtctctcagttgtAAAGCTATcgcgctgaaactttcccaaaaatcttctttcttctgaaggtagtatataagtcggaaccagccggatcggacaactatatcttatagcgctcataggaactatcgggggaaaaaattaaaaaaaattatatccttggtgttttttaacatataacctacgcttggaaataacattttttaattggttttgaatttcgaattaaattttatcaaaatcggatgactatatcatataggggggttttttgacatattatcttataatattgggaatataaatttttatatttttaagaatttcgaattcaatttaataaaattattgattattttttataactgcaagggtatacaaactaacttaacttccttttgttaataataataaaagagcagtgtaatatttaaatggtttattttttactttaattttaatcgtACAATAGCACAATAGTAATGGTACCCCAGTTTTCTAGAATGACAAGTGGATCCTAACTCAAGCAAGTGATTCATGGTATTGTTTAATCAAATCAACAATATCGATTGCAGCGACGGGGGGAAACGCTGATGATGGGCCGACTCGTCTCGAAGCTACTCGACGGCCCAGTTCCAGGGAAGTCCGCTGGCGATAAGGTTCCTGGAAGTTCGTTCCCATCGGAAGGGGGATTGTCCAACAGGGGGACGCTGGCAGGTATCAATCCTGCGCCCTGAGATTGCGCCAAGAGTTAGTGGCCTAATCAACAGCCGGCCAAAATAGAATGTTTGTTTACTGCTGGATAGGCCGTGCTCCCAAAATAAGAGCCGCCGTGTTATCTGCCGCCTGCTGGCACATCGTCACAGCTGCCGGGAGGCGGACAGGGGATGATTGGATCCGGGCGCAATAACACCCaaattgttcaatttaattgAGTGAAGTGGGCATGCTTCTTATCGCTGTTATTATTGTTACTCTTCCGTGGCGCAGTTACACCGTGGGGAAGACCTAGAAAGAAGTCGCGATGTAATGACACTTCTTTGGACCCAGACTCCCGCAGGCCACTGAGTCCTACTCAGCAGCTTTTTGgctatatttaaaagaaatgggTACCTTTGAAGCCCGGGTAGGGTAGTCCCTCTTTCGGTGCTCCCCTTTCCGGTTCTGGATTAGACGTTGTCACTTGGCACTCGAAATTGGCAATGGGCCTGATAAGAGGGGAAGCAATGTGATTCAAAGCAAACGGAGACTTCCCCCGACTGGTATAAATAGGTGGTTTCTAGACCTTGGCCATCATTCCGCGACTTCTACGCGCCGTGACGGGAAACCAATAGCCTACTCTTCCGCAATCGACTTCCGACTCCCAGCAAGATGTCCAAGTACAGCCTGGTCCTATTGTCCGCCCTGCTGGGCTGCCTTGTGGCCGGCGGATCGGCTGGAGCAATAGGCGTGGATCGCAACGAGGTCCGAGTGGTGAGGGATATCCACATCTTTGCCGCCCAGCACCCGGGCCTGAGGATCCAGCCACTGGAAAAGCAGATCGTGCCCGGAAAGGCCCGTGCCGGATCTCTAAGCGTGCGCTACAACCTGGGCTCCCGCATTTCCAGTGAGTCCCCCAAAGCACACACTTCGCCTAGACACCGGTCACTAACTTTCCTGTCTGGCATACTTTCAGGCGATACTCTCGTGTTCCAGACGGCCGACACCTTCGAGTTCCCACGGGCGCAGGACATTAGCGTGCAGCTGAAGTACCCCGAGAAGGACGGCGACTCGGGCGCCGCCTTGTCCTACGTGGAGCTGGTCTGCACCCAGGACGACTACGACGGCACCGCCTACGTGGTGGCCGGCGGCATTGGGCAGCGCTTCATCTCCATTGTGCTGGAGGCCAAGAACACCAAAAACTTCTCCTACCAGGCCCTGTACTACGGCCAGTGGATCTAGGCGTTAGCAACCTCCCCCCTTAGgttatattttacttaaatgagtgtcatttgACTCCGATTTCAAATATAAGTGACGGGCAAACGAATTCTGAGTTTACCCCGCTATAAGTAAAGCTATTGGTTTTCTTTGGGCTAGAATCAGGAAGTATAGggttcattaaaaaaaataaaaccagttCTTTACTCAAGTAATCTTATTTTTTGGGTATGTAATCAGACTAGGAATTATGGTACAAAGCCTTGATCTTAAACGCTTAAACTTTGATGCTCAGAATGTTTTAACCACCTATTATACATTagaatatatgtttataataGAATTATGAAACAAACCTAAAAAAAGGTCAAATTGTTGATGCAAATATGTGTTTTGGGCACCTTTTTCGGAAGCTTTGCAATAGTATATCGAACATGTCAGACCTTAAACTTAACTCGCCACCAGAAATGGGCCTTAACTATTTTCACCCCTTTTTCGTGGGGCACCTTTCTCTACTTCTTTTTCCTCAGTGTAGAGTGGGATACCCCTACTGTAGAGCTGGAAATTAGTTGCTGATGGTGATCATATATCATCACTCCTGAGGCAATTCGCTAatcttaaataatttcaaatggTTTTCGCTGCTCACGCGCCTTCCACTCGAAACCGATGATAGCCGGTGCCATAAATCTGGGACAGCCACTCACCTGAATCTGATTTGGGTTCCGATTGAGACTCCGTCGTGGAAAGGGAAACCGAAATTGTAAATTCGGAACTCGGTTGGGAAAGAGTCCGACGCACTTGGATCGCTTCTAAAAATATGATTCCTCTGACGTCGTTGAACTTTCCACCTATCCAGTGGGATCTAGAAAGGAATTCCCGTTCTGCATGATTCACTTACTGAAATCTAACAATGGCTCGAGTCGCTCGAGTTGGGACTGGGAATAACCATCTAAGCATGCTCTTCGACTTATTCGGGAAGTTTCTCCTCGAGCTACTGACGAGCTAACTGGAGAACCAGCTGCGTCAGTGAGGGATCGATGCGATACCCCGGCCATGTTGCGTAGACGGGCAATTGACTTTGTAGATAGGGCTATTTGTTTATTAGATTGTTTGCCATTGTGCGCCAATATGCATACCAAGGCTGAGGTTGTCGTGGCGcgaataaacaaacaaacacgcGCCGGCGGAAGCTCGGCCCCCAAGAGAAGCCCAGTCACCGTCGGGGGAGCTCTTCCCATGTGAGTCTATCGTCAGTGATCACTTGATGCATCCAACGTCACTTCTTAACAGGGAACTTCATTATAAAAGCCGTACAACCTGTATAATCAGGGATTTCAGGCGTGTGAACAACCCAATCCTATGGGTCATTTATTTACGGCGGCTGCATTCCGGAAAGCCACGCTGATTCGATTAGTGTAAGCTGGAGAGGCCTATTAATAGGAACTGATCACAGAATTATGGCCAATTGATCGCTGCGGCTTTGGGTGCGCCCGCCGAAATTGCCATGGCCAATTCCCGGGCTTATCGTTCAGTTGTCGAGCCGCCTTATCGAGGTAGTGACCGCCGATAAGGGAGCCCGTATAAAAGCCGGAGGCAGTCGCCAGCACCAGCCAAAATCCAAAAAGCGGTCGACTAGTGCATTAGAAGGAGCCAACCCCCGTTTcacacattattttttttggtgatCTATCTACCGAGTGATCCGAAAATGTTTCTCGTGGTCTGCCTGGTGCTGGGCATCACCGCATCGGTGACCGGACAGCCGCACGCCCGTGCCAGCGATCTCTACTACACGGACATCACGCCCGTGACCGATGACACGCGGTACACCACCCTCAATCCGGACATCACGCTCACCGAGATGAACAAGGTGAAGCACACCAAGGGCAACATCGTCTTCACCTCGGGGGAGCGGACGTCGGGCGACCGACTCATCGTGAACCACTACGACGACGAGAGCTTCCCCACTCCCAAGGACATCGAGGTGCTGATGAGCTACCCGGCCGGAGCCAGCACCGGAGTCACGCTCACCTGCATCGAGGTCTATGTGGACCAGTCGGCGGACGACGCCGGCGGCTACCTGAGCAAGGGTGGCATCGGCCAGACCAACGTGGAGATCCTGCTCACCTCCAACACGACCCGCAGCTTCGTCTACGAGACGTTCATCTACGGCTACTAGACCAGCCAGCCCCTCCAGCTCCCCCCAGAACTTTCAGCTACAATAAAAGATTCGCTTGGAACCCAACTGTGATCATGAACTCAAGACCCtacccctgcccctgcccctgcccctcccGCCGAGAGTATTATTAGTCTTAGACCTAcattaaagaaggaaatccACACACACTCCTGTGCACATCCACCCAAACTGTTTTTTTCTCATCCAACTTGAAAAATAAAGTGCTCCTCGTGGTTGGTGCCCTATCGAAGCAATTCATTCCAGACGGTTCTTTGACCAATCCGCAAAGATTAACTCGGAAATCTTTGGactatatacattttttgcgTGCCGAAATAGAGGATTGTAAGTTATAATGCTTTACAAAAGAAGAAAACAACATTTCATATAAACTTACAGATTAATCTCGGTTATCCTCGGTTGTTTCTCAAAGGTTCCACAAAAAGTTAATATTACAAGAGAAGCAAAGATTACGGCATGCTGATCAGAAAGCGgaatatactatatatagaTTAAACGAGCCTTTTTGTGCGTACTTTGTGGGAGGGTTCGCCACGATGTAAGCATTCCTTGTGGAAGATTGGATGGGTCTTTCAGAGGCATTAAACTTCGTATCGGAGATCTCTGCCCCAGCATGGAAAACTACCACGAGAGCTGGGTCTAGATAGCTCCTTTTCCAGGGTATTTACCTAATTAAGCAATTACCGTGGAATGTGGACGGTCCCCGAAAGATGGTTAGTTGGCTTAAAAAAAGGTGACCAGATATCACTCCTACGACATTTGGTGACCTGAACCACTCACCCCATctttactatttatttatttattgcccgATGGGGCAGTTTCCATGTGGTCCAAGCTTTAAAAACCGGTAAGGCGGACCTGCACCGCACGTGCTGGCCTTTATCAATGGGAGGCGTTAAGTCATTGGGCGAGATTGTTGACTGTTTGCCCCTCGGGGTTACGTAGTTCTTTAGGGTAGCAATTAGTTTAGTCACTGGATCTTAGGTAATACGTGCATGATCGACGGATGATGCTGCCCCGAGGGGCACCCCCTTTTCCCTCGGACTGAGCTTGCCCGGAGGAAGCACTTCTCCTCCCGGGCTTGTCCCATCCAGCCGACCAGTGAATCAGTTGTCGCATCAATCATGCTGGGTCAACCTCGCTCCGCTCAAAGCTCGATCGCTCTCTCCCTCGCCGTGGCTTGGCGAGATTCCCGCCGAGCGCTGAACCAGTTGGGGGAGAGCCGCCGGCGGTCCAGCCTACCAGCTCCGAGAGTGGCGCTGTTCCAGCCGCCAGTTGATCGCCAGCAGCGCCATCGATCGGTCAGTGAGTTTCTCCGGCCAGCCTTCATCCAGCGAAGTCAAGGGGGCACACAACGACTGTTAAGCAATAATAACACCAGCATTAGCACTCAAAGCGATCGGCACGAGCAATGTTACGTCGCGGGGCAACGGGCTTCATATCAGCCCTGATCTTCACCAGCCTCTGCCTGGGCTTCTGCCGGGGCTACTTCAGTCTGGAGGGTGCGTAAGCTATCGCCTGATCTGCTAATCACCCGAATATCACTCTCCCTTTCCGCGAAGCAAACAAAAGAGTGCTTTCCCCAATGAAACTTTCGTTGCCGGAAATAACATTGTAATCTGTCTGCATACATTACCAATGTCCGAGATGTTTCTATCCCACATTCCCATCTATTGTTATTGACTCCTAAACTGTTTATACTTATTGTTCCCCTTCATATTTCTTGCAGTCGGCGATCCCTGTCCCACGGAGAACTACCGCAGTCGCTGCCAAGCGCTGGAGGACTGTGAGACCTTGGCATCGCATATCCAAACAGGACGACTCACGCTGAGGACCGTGATGAACTGCGGGTTCACGAGTCGCAGCGAGAAGATCTGCTGTCCCGTCGAGGATGCCCAGAGTGCAGTGCGCATGGAGCCCACGGATCAAACCACAAGGTCaaccagcaccaccagcacttctaccagcaccagcacgacgacaaccacaaccacaactactcctgctcctgctccagaACCCTGGCTGGACATATTCCAGACGGACCACGAGTACGTGCAGCGCTCCGTTGGGCCCACTCAACGGCCGACGAGGCGCAGCATCCAGTTCCGGGACACTTCCGACGGAGCTGAGTGCACGGCTCCGCTGTACGTGGGCCAGTGCCGCGCGGTATCCGCCTGCCCCAGTGTGGGGCCCCTTCTGTCCCAGGGTCGGCTCCGGGATGAGGACTTCACGACGTGCCGCGAGGGAACGCGAGAGGAGATCATCTGCTGTCCACTCAACCTGCCCCTGCAGCCGCGCGTCCACAGTGGTCCGCGTCTGGGTCTGGAGGGTGACTCGTCGCCGGGGACATCCTCGGAGGATCCCTTGGAGGTGGCCGCCATCGCCCGGGCGGAGGGCCTGCTGCCCCACTACCGCCACCTGGCCGCGCTGGCCCACCCGAACGCCGCCTTCGATGGCCACCTGCACCACTGTGCCGCCCTCGTGCTGACCCCACAGCTCCTGGTCAGCGCCGCCGGCTGCGAGCGCCCCAGCCACGCTGTCTTCGGAGTGCCTGATATGCGGGACGTGGACACCGACGAGGACTACTTGGCGGACATTGTGGTGAGTCATCTAGGGAATACAAACAGAAGCCCTTGCTAATTTTGCGatatatgtaaaatatttttccaattgTTGAAAACCACTCTTTGATTTATAGAatacatacaaaaaaatatatcttaaattCTATTTTCAGCGACTGGTTCATTTCCAGAGGGATCTGTCACTCATAAGACTGCAGGAACCCCTGCGTCTGGGCAGTAAGACATCCGCCAACGTGAGCCTGGCGCCCATTTGCAGCCAGTTTGAGCTGACCAGGCTGCAGGTGAGCGGCACCCTGGTGGCCGTGGCCTGGGGCAAGGGAGAAGGTAAGTCGTGCCACATCTAGTCCTTGGCGTCTTACCAACAGCTGAAACCTCCTTTCAGAGGCCGACTGTCCGATGTACGAGATGCCCATGCGACTGCGCCCCACTTGGGCCTGCGGGGATCTGGCCAACTATGGCAGGGTGCAGAGTCTGGGCAGCTCTCACCTCTGCGTGGAGCCGATGGCCGGAGAGGCGGAACTGCAGCGGTTCTCCAACAGCAGCACCTGCGCCGCCTGCCCAGCCTCGGTGGGCAGCATCCTCCACCTGGTGCGGCCGGGTGGCGGTCGCTGCGCCCTTGGcattgccacgcccaccggaGCCGAGTGCGAGGCGCGAAGCATGTACTTCACGGGTCTGCTCAGTCCGCAGTTTAGGCGATTTGTCGAGCAGGAGCAAAAGGATTAGCTGCCTCCAAGCCCAGCCCCTAGTAGTCAATCCGTACTCATACTTTAGTCGTAGATAGGAAAAACAAGGTATACAACGAATTTACGGCAGTGATTCTACAAGCAGGTTCACGTCACACTTAAAGTTTGCTCAGCAAGGTCACACTGGAAAAGATCTGACTGTACTTTAATGCCCAAGATGATATCAGGATTCATTATAAAACCTAGTCTTAGAAGTAAAATAGGAAttagtataaataaaatgcatatttatTATACTTCTCGCTATAATTAATGAGGGAATTGAGTATGCCTCTCAGAGGCAAAAAGAGGAAACAGCGCATTCTAAATATAACTTGATTCATGCGGTGTTATGTGCATAAATTTGCAAGTACATATATGGGGTACGATGAGTTTGTTCACGATATTAACGCATATATTAAACACTTGTACTTCCAGTGAGGCAGAGTAGGCATCGGTTCCGTTCCTTTCAAGACTTGCCCGCGCTCGTGTGCTCTCCAGTAGTTTCCTGGTCCCAAGAAACCCAGAGGAACTGAGTCACGGATTGGGTACTTGGAATTGACTGATCAAACTAAGAAATCATAATTGGCACTCCCCTCTCGTCGTCTATTTATGTTTATCTGTGCACAAAAAGCCTTGCTCGGGTTTTCCGATTATTTTGAATCGGTTCTGGCTTTGATTCTGAAAACTGTCGGAGGCAAAACCGGTTGCAGAGAGGAGCGATCACGAGCTATCAGCTGCCTAGCTCGTAGACTGGGCTCCACCGAATGGTCCCGGATCGGGGCTCAGTTGCTTAGGAGATGCTTTGCTGAGCGGTCAGAACCTGCGCCTCAGACTGGCCGTTCCAACCAGCCGCGTTTAGTGCCATAACGTCCAGATACTCGTCGCCATAGCCACCGGTTCTCAGCTTTACTGGCTTTGCTGGTGTGCAGTTTTGCTtgatttattgttttgttttttcttgcTTCTGATTGCCGTATGCGGAGTGTTCGATGCACTCCAATAACGTCGAATCACATACGAATTTCCTTATCAAAGGCTGGGAAAGGGTCGTGTTCCAGGTGGGTTCGATGGGGAGATCAGACCTCTTAacccataataataatataaccgCTGATATCCTCGCAATAAGTGCACTTTATTTGAGGCCCCTGAAAAAGCCACCACTCGAAATTAATTTGGGCAAAGCTCTATCCCACAAACTGGCGTTCTACCCTTATCAGAAGCAAATCCCTGTCTTAAATAGTTTGGGAGGCTCTCGATATCGGCTATAAATACTTCTAGCAGTGAGTGACAGACCAGAGATTACAGACCCCCGAAAAGGTGAATCAACCGCTCCAACCTGGCCAAGTTCTGTTTTCCATTTAATGGTGAAATACTATCTTAAAGAAGATAAGCCCTCCTACCCCTTTACAATTCCAGCAGCAGGACAGACAGTATTGCGTATTTAGCATATATGTAATCGCAAATCGGTCAATGATAGGTTTACTTTAATCAGCTAGGACCACGCTCTTTGagttatatatttactttgcaTTTGCATGCTTGATTGAACTCTTTTTTCTTCACAGTCAACTAAGATGCCACTGACTTTGCCCCTGCTAATCGGGACCTTCCTGCTCGTCAGCTGCTCATCCGCTGATGCAGCCGGAAAAGGTAAGTTTTAGTACTCCCCGGCCAAATCGAACGGCTTGTCCAGACCTCCGTTCGTTGCAGTGGGTGAGGCCTGTAAGGTGACGGACTCGATGCCAGGAATGTGCCGCAGCGCCTCCGACTGTGAGCCGCTGATCGACGGCTACATCAAGTCGGGAGTCCTAACGCTGAACGAGGTGCCCAGCTGTGGCCTCGGTGCTTGGGGCGAGATCTTCTGCTGTCCCACCACGCCGTGCTGTGGTAACAGGTAGTCCCCGGGTCCATTGAGTTCGCATTGAAATCATAATATGTACGATTCTATTCCTTGCAGT containing:
- the LOC108035824 gene encoding uncharacterized protein LOC108035824 isoform X2 translates to MLKLLKNLYKADPNILMCCKNISHLYVLWQKYTSQSVEMSYVMASFNVPLQVVRMSPAEQLRLVGGSDAYQLAASTGGGGGSSRGGGSGGDAAGGGDAKLNDKYAMALAHFLDFQFLCFFLPMLQFSRMTSGS
- the LOC108035825 gene encoding uncharacterized protein LOC108035825 encodes the protein MSKYSLVLLSALLGCLVAGGSAGAIGVDRNEVRVVRDIHIFAAQHPGLRIQPLEKQIVPGKARAGSLSVRYNLGSRISSDTLVFQTADTFEFPRAQDISVQLKYPEKDGDSGAALSYVELVCTQDDYDGTAYVVAGGIGQRFISIVLEAKNTKNFSYQALYYGQWI
- the LOC108035753 gene encoding uncharacterized protein LOC108035753; protein product: MLRRGATGFISALIFTSLCLGFCRGYFSLEVGDPCPTENYRSRCQALEDCETLASHIQTGRLTLRTVMNCGFTSRSEKICCPVEDAQSAVRMEPTDQTTRSTSTTSTSTSTSTTTTTTTTTPAPAPEPWLDIFQTDHEYVQRSVGPTQRPTRRSIQFRDTSDGAECTAPLYVGQCRAVSACPSVGPLLSQGRLRDEDFTTCREGTREEIICCPLNLPLQPRVHSGPRLGLEGDSSPGTSSEDPLEVAAIARAEGLLPHYRHLAALAHPNAAFDGHLHHCAALVLTPQLLVSAAGCERPSHAVFGVPDMRDVDTDEDYLADIVRLVHFQRDLSLIRLQEPLRLGSKTSANVSLAPICSQFELTRLQVSGTLVAVAWGKGEEADCPMYEMPMRLRPTWACGDLANYGRVQSLGSSHLCVEPMAGEAELQRFSNSSTCAACPASVGSILHLVRPGGGRCALGIATPTGAECEARSMYFTGLLSPQFRRFVEQEQKD
- the LOC108035757 gene encoding uncharacterized protein LOC108035757 — encoded protein: MFLVVCLVLGITASVTGQPHARASDLYYTDITPVTDDTRYTTLNPDITLTEMNKVKHTKGNIVFTSGERTSGDRLIVNHYDDESFPTPKDIEVLMSYPAGASTGVTLTCIEVYVDQSADDAGGYLSKGGIGQTNVEILLTSNTTRSFVYETFIYGY
- the LOC108035824 gene encoding uncharacterized protein LOC108035824 isoform X1; protein product: MLKLLKNLYKADPNILMCCKNISHLYVLWQKYTSQSVEMSYVMASFNVPLQVVRMSPAEQLRLVGGSDAYQLAASTGGGGGSSRGGGSGGDAAGGGDAKLNDKYAMALAHFLDFQFLCFFLPMLQNDKWILTQASDSWYCLIKSTISIAATGGNADDGPTRLEATRRPSSREVRWR